Genomic DNA from Candidatus Krumholzibacteriota bacterium:
TTGTCAGGGACAAGTACAAGATTAGCCGGGAGTGATCGATGAATTTCAGAATATTTCATTATCTGCTTATGAGAAGAAGGATGATCGGATATACCGGGCTTGTCCTGGCCATGGCCGCGCTGATCTATTTATTGATCGCCGACCCACAGTATAAATCGAAAGCACTCCTTATGCCTCCACTCGAAGAAGGGTCCGAAGGTCTTCTTGGAGCATGGATGGCCAAGATGAATCTTCCGTCCATGGTCGTTCCGATGGCCGCGGGTACGACGACGGCGGCTCTTATCGTCGATATTCTCGAGAGCCGCAGGCTGGCAGAGATGGTCATCGAATCAGTCGGCCTCATGGAATGGTACAAGGTGTCCGCGCTGGATGACGCTTTGAGAGAACTCCGTTCCAACACGGCAATATCGAGCTCGGCGACGGGGATGATCACACTCTCCGTGGGCGACCGCGATCCCGAGACAGCTCAAAAGATAGCCCTTGCTTATATATCGAAACTCGATTCCCTCAATCATCTTTTGCAGTATACAAGGTCGGAAAACACGATGGAATTCGTTGCCGTGCAGATCGACAAGTACAGAAAGAGACTGGAGAGATCGAGAATCGAGATCAGTCTTTTTCAAAAAGAGCATGGGATTGTCAATTTCGAAGAACAGGTACGCGGAGCGATAGACGTGGCGGCAGCCCTTAAGACAAGATCGGTCCTCGCCGAGATAGAGCTCGACCTGATCCGGGAATTTGCCACCGATAATGCCATCGAACTCCAGCGCAAGGAAATGGAATTCGAGTACCTGACATTGCAGATGAAAAAGCTGATGGATGATGATTCAACATCCACCGTCTTTTTTCCTCTTTCGAAGATGCCACAGATATATCAGCAATACGCGGCTATTGAGAGGGACCTTCAGGTAAATGAACAGATATATTCCTTCCTTCTGCAAAGGTATGAGGAAAGCGGGATCGAGAAGGCAAGGACAACTCCCTCAGTCCAGATAGTCGATATGCCTGATATACAATCTAGGCGCAGCGGCCTTCCGATATGGGCCAGTGTGATTCTCGCCGCGCTGGCTGGCTGGTTATGGGCCTCGATAGTGCTCGCCTGGTGGGGATGGATCAGTATGCGCGACAGGGCAGCTGAAGAAGAGAACGCGTTCAATGAGGTAGTCGCGCTTTTCAGGAAAGATATCGCGACTCTACGCGGAAGGTTCAAGCTCTGATCATATCGATCAGAGGCGCCTCGCCGCGATTTCCATCATAATATCCAGCTCAATACATTTCACCGCGGGACGGAGCGAGTCAACTTTGTCGATGAGCGCGTCCTTCTTGGAATATGAATTGCATGAAATACCTCTGATGAAGCATAAGATCCGCATAAAGACGATAATCTTCCCCCTGGTATTCACTTCCGCACTTTCAGCGGCCGTGCCACTGCTTGTTTCCGGAGCCAGGCCGTTGCCGTTTCTGGAATATTCGATCGAAATGAAAGATCCGCGACTCGATCTGATAACGGTGACTGGTACGATGCGAGGTCTTCTCGGCGAGGAGACCAGGCTGAAAATCTCACCCGATAACGGGGGAGGCAAACTTGATCCGATCGGTTTTGCCGCTTGCGGGACTGACCGGTCTCCCATGGAGGCTAAGAGAGAGGGAGATATATGGATCATCGGAAGCGGGGGAAAAGAACTGACTTTCTCCTATGACGTGGTATTGACAGTCGAAGACAGGTATTTGCCAGAAATCAGGGGGATGATGACTCTTGTCGACAGCGAAAGGTCACGGATCACCGGACGCGATATCTTTCTTGTGCCTGCCGATGAAGTCTCCGGAGGGATAATCATAGATATCGGCCTCTTTCCGGACAGAGAATTGAGGGCGACCTGTTTGAGTAATGGAAATCGCCTAATAGTTCCGGAAGCCTCTTCACTCGATGTCATGCTGGCTGTTTCCGGAGAATACAGATACTCGGAGGCCCGGATAGCCGATACCGATCTGGTACTGGCGATCGCTGGAGAATGGGCCTTTGATGACGGGGAATTTTTTGATGTGGTGAAGAATATAGTCGGCCGCGAGATAGATATGTTCGGTTCATCGCCGAGGAAGAAATATCTTTTTGTATGCGACCGGAATCCGGTGAGAGGGAGCAAGGGATACGATTTCTACGGAGTCCACTATGGTGGAGGGATGCTCCTGCTATTCGACTCGAAGATTGACAGAAGCCAGCTCTACGGTACCCCGATGGCGATAATATCACACGAATTCTTTCACAACTGGAACGGAGAATTCCTCGCGCCGGCATCTGATTCGTTCAGCTGGTTCACCGAGGGGGCTACGGTATTCTATTCTTACCAGGTGCTTCTTCAGGAGAGGATAATATCAGAAGAACAATATCTGGAAAAAAGAAGGGTAATAGAACAACGATACTTCGATAACCCGGAATTAGCATGTGTCCCGATCGGAGATGCCTGCAACAGCGATCTTTCCGACAAGGATATGGTCAACATGCTCTACGATGGAGGTTTCCTCGCCGCTGAAGCTATCGATGGATGGATATTGGAAAAGTCAGGCGGAAAGTATCATCTTATCGATATCATGAGATCGATTTACCAGAAGAATCCGGGCGGAGTGGTCATCGATGAGGAATATCTCTGCCTGTCGATCGGAGAGGTTGTCGGGTCGGATATCTCCCCATTCATCAGGGAACTGATACATACCAGCGCTACGGCAATACTGGCCAGCTCGTAAATTCTTGATTTTATCATCGTTCTGTACTACATTCTTCCCCGGAATCAGAGTCTTTGAATATCCGACCCGCGTATTCGGATATCTTCTGAAAGCAGGGACGCAAGATGTATTCTATCAGGATAAAAACCCTGGCAGTACTGCTCGTTATTTCAGTGATCATGATCGCGAGCGGATCGTTATGCCGCCTTGCCGCCCAGGACGAACTGCAGGCGCTTGAAAAGACCGAAACGGCAGGATGGTTGAAGTCGGGAAAAATAAGGGAGCTTTACCCTGTCTGGGGCAGCGGTGAAAGGCCTTCGCGCGTTTTCATCGAAAAGTACGCTTCATCTCTCAGGGTGGAGGCGCTTGTCTCGTACAGGGATACTTTGTGGATAGGAACGGAAGGCGGGCTTTACGCCTACAGCACCGTCCACGATTCTCTGTCTGGTGTCGAAGGGCCGTTCTTTGTCGCGGTAAAGGCTCTGGCTGTCGATGACGAAGGATCTCTCTGGGTCGGAGGGGATGAGGGAATAAGCGTAAGAAGAGGATCGGCCTGGTTCCATTACAGTTCAGACAACATATCCTTTTTGAAAAGAGTGACCGGCATCGTCAACGGCGACGGCAGGGTCTGGGTCACTACGTTCGGGAAAGGATGCGGCTACGTGATCTCTGATTCGTTGACAGTCCTTAGCAGAGCCGATTCCCTGCTTGATGACAGGGTCAACTGCATCATCGAAGAGAGAGATGGCATAATATGGTTTGGCACGGCGAGCGGACTCTGCAGGGCGGACAGTTTCAGCTGGCAGTCTCTTCGCTACGGAAGCAGGATTCCGACAGGCTCGATAAACGATATGAGTCTCGACGAGGAGGGAAATATTTTCCTCGCCGTTGAAGGCGCAGGCGTAGCGAGGTTGAACCTGGGACGCGTAACGAGATACGGAGCGAAGGATGGCCTTCCGGAAGGAGAGATCAACGCTTTCAGTCTCGATCCGGCAGGGCGGGTCTGGGCCGCGGGACGATCTGGCGTGAGCGTGTATGACGGGTCGGGGTGGATGCCTATGAGTTTTCCCGGGATGCAACTCTCGGAGTATGGTTTTCTCTCCATCTGCCACGATGTAGAGGGAACGGCATATACAGGCACAGACAGGGGTAGTTTTATTATCAGTAATATCGATTATGCCAGGGAGGTCGCGATCCCTCAGAGATTCCCCATTTCAATGGTATCGGTAATAGCTGAATATGATGGTGTGATCTGGATGATGTCCGGGTCGAGGATCTTTCGTTTTCGTCAGAAGATCGAGGAGATAAGACTCCCCGATCCGTGGTTTGAGGGAGCTCTGACAGGAATGACGATTGACCGGTCCGGGATCCTGTGGGTCTCTACCCGGTTCGGGATACTACAGTTCAATAACGGAGCATGGCAGATCTTCGACAAGAGGCTCGGACTCCCTACTGATCATTTCAGGTGGGTATCGAGAGGAGATGGAGATGATCTCTGGTTCGGGACATTCAACAAGGGGATCATGAGGCTGACGTCGAAGGGATGGACTCACTATACCGATCAGAACGGTCTTCCATCGAATATTATTACAGGCCTCGTGACAGATTCGGATCGCCTCCCCTGGATCCTTTCAGAATCCGGAAAGATAGCCAGATTCGTATCAGATAAATGGGAGTCGTTCGATATGTCCCCGCGCGGAAAGGCTTGGTCGACTCCCGTCGACCCCGAGCCGGAGCTCGATGCGGCGATCCGTTTCATCGGGGGGAAAAAAGATTCCGGGGTCGAGGTCTCGGCTTTGAACGGATTCGCGCTTGGAACTGACAGCGCCGGAAGGGTCCTCTTCTGCCGCTCGGATGGAATATTCAGATATTCAGAGAACAGCTGGCAGGTCATCGATATTCCCGACGCGGCAAGGAGATATTCCGTTTCATCGATAACTGGAATGGCAAACGGAGAATTATATCTCGGTACGAAGGGCTCCGGACTTCTGATCCGAAGGAGCGGGGGTTGGATCGGCCTTGGAGTGGACGATGGCCTTTCCGATGAAGATATACTGACGATCTGTCGCGACAGGAGCGGCCGTCTCTGGGCGGGCACCCGTAGTGGGGGCATAAGTATAATAAATACGGGCAAATAGAGCGCGGTCTATATTTAGATGATTGACAGGGGACTCCAACGATAATATATTATACGGGAAAAGGAGTTATATAGAAAGATCGTTACTGTTTTCTTGATTGTCTGTATCGTGTTTAAACGAGGGTGATTGAAGAGAACGATAACGTCTTTTTTTATCTGTCCTGACAGATAATGGTTGATTCCTGTTCGGCCAGGATGATACTTTACGGCCTTCGTTCATTTGCGGGAGAAAAATTAATGGATGTAATGGTCAAACTCCTTATCGCTGCGATAATATCCTATGTCCTCTATATCTATATCGGGTATCCTGCCATCCTCTTTATACTGGGTCTCTTTAAAAGACCTTCGATCCGGTCTGTCAACGGGGAACTGCCGACTGTGGCACTTATCATCTCGGCTCATAATGAAGAACGCATAATCAGGGAAAAACTCGAGAATTCACTCAAGATAGACTATCCCAGCCATCTTTTGAGAATAATTGTCGCGAGCGACGGTTCGATCGACGATACCGATAATATCGTTAGGGAATACGAAGACAGAAATGTGACACTTAAATCTTTCGATCGAAGGGAAGGGAAAAGCGCCACCCTTAATAAGGCTGTTCTCGGGATAGAAGAAGAAATCCTTGTCTTCTCAGACGCCAACGCTTTTTACCAGGAAGATTCGATCAGGAAACTTGTGCGTAACTTCGCAGACAGCGAGACGGGTTGCGTTGTTGGAAGACTTAGATATCTTGACAGCGATTCATATGTCGGACGCGGAGAAAGCCTCTATCAGAGGTATGAGGGGCTTCTTAACCGTCTCGAAAGCCGTTTGAAATCAGTCCTGATAGCGACAGGGACGATTTTCGCGATCAGGAGAGACCTCTTCAGGCCGGTAATGAAAGATGTCGCCAATGATTTTCAGATCCCCGCCGAGATCGCCACACAGGAATTCGGGATCGTATATGACGCTGAAGCGGTAGCATATGAACGATCCACCTACTTTTTTACCGAAGAATTCAACAGGAAACGCAGGATAGTGATCAGGGGATTGACCGGGTTCCGACATCTGCGCGGCGATTTTGGAGGAAGCTTCAGGATATACCAGTTTATTTCCCGAAAGATGCTGAGGTGGTGGGTAGGAGCGCTTCTCCCGGTCCTGTACATCGCAAACATATTTCTTCTTTCCGATCCGCCTTATCTTGTTTTTTTCGTCCTTCAGAATCTCTTTTATCTGTTCGCACTGACCGGAGCGCTGCTGAGAAGGGGACACATAAGGACCAGGATATTCTATATACCTTTCTATTTTGTGATGGTCAACTCGGCAGCTTTCGCCGCGATATTGACTTTCCTTGCAGGCAGGCGATTTTCATCATGGGAAAAAGCCGAGACTACGCGCGACGTCGAGAAAGACCAGTTTGAATCTCCCGCCCTGCGGGTCATCGAAGGAAAGAAAACTTCAAAACGGATCGAGAAACTAAACAAGATCACCTGACATCACCTGGTCTTTATGCTATAAAATTGCAGGGTCGGGACCTGGTTCGGCATATGATCCGGGATCCGGCCCTCTTCTGTTGTTGATACTTTATCAGGCGGGGGATCAGGTGTCATTTTTCAAAAACGCGTCATACACATTCGCTACAAAGATCGCGCTGCTGGTCATAGGCGTGGTGAGCAGCATTATAACTGTCAGGATCCTCGGAGCTGAAGGTAAGGGACTTTTTTCGCTCAGTATCATTTCGGCGTCGGTGATATTCAATTTCGCGAATCTGGGAATCGGGACCGGAGCCGGATATTATCTTGGAAAAAAAAAGGTCGATCTGGAGGTGCTCGCCGGTAACTGGCTCAGCCTGTCGGTCATCATCGGCATCTCCGTGACGATCGTCTCGATCTCGGCCGCCCCGCTGATAGCGGGGATAGTGCTGCCTGACGTACCTGTAAGGTTTATCATTATCGGATTGTTAACAATACCGTTTCTGGTATTGATCTACAATTTCCAGATGCTCAACAAGGCGAATTCCGATTTCAGGTCGTTCAACATAATAGAACTTCTTCAGCGTCTTTTCTTTCTCGCTGCTTTCCCTCTCCTTTACATTATCCTCACGCTCGATCCGATACAACTGGCGCTGGCTGTCTACCTTGTATCATTTGCCGTAACGGCATCTGTTCTTCTCGCCAGGTGGTCGAGGACAGTGAAGTTGCGTTTCAGGTGGGACAAGCGTCTTGCCGGATCATCGACGAAGTTCGGTATCCAGGGACATATGGCCAATTTTCTAGGATTTCTGAACCTGCGTCTTGATATGCTTCTGATCAACTATTTTATCGGTCCGGCAGCGGTTGGATATTATTCAATATCGGTGATGATAGCCGAGAGATTATGGTACCTGCCTGACGCCCTGGGAATAGTGCTCTATCCGAGGATAGCGCATGGAGGCGAAAAAGAATCGAATCTTGTCACGGCGGTCATCTGCAGGCAGACAGTGGCGATCTTAATGGGATCAATAACAGTAGTCCTTCTTGCCGCGAAGTACGTCATAAGCCTGTTGTACACCGATCTTTTTCTGGCCGCGCTGACCCCGCTCTTTCTGTTGCTTCCGGGAGTCCTTTCGGCCGGTATATCCAGGATCGTCTCGAATGACCTTCTGGCCAGGGGGCATCCCGCCGTTAATA
This window encodes:
- a CDS encoding glycosyltransferase family 2 protein; translated protein: MDVMVKLLIAAIISYVLYIYIGYPAILFILGLFKRPSIRSVNGELPTVALIISAHNEERIIREKLENSLKIDYPSHLLRIIVASDGSIDDTDNIVREYEDRNVTLKSFDRREGKSATLNKAVLGIEEEILVFSDANAFYQEDSIRKLVRNFADSETGCVVGRLRYLDSDSYVGRGESLYQRYEGLLNRLESRLKSVLIATGTIFAIRRDLFRPVMKDVANDFQIPAEIATQEFGIVYDAEAVAYERSTYFFTEEFNRKRRIVIRGLTGFRHLRGDFGGSFRIYQFISRKMLRWWVGALLPVLYIANIFLLSDPPYLVFFVLQNLFYLFALTGALLRRGHIRTRIFYIPFYFVMVNSAAFAAILTFLAGRRFSSWEKAETTRDVEKDQFESPALRVIEGKKTSKRIEKLNKIT
- a CDS encoding polysaccharide biosynthesis C-terminal domain-containing protein, coding for MSFFKNASYTFATKIALLVIGVVSSIITVRILGAEGKGLFSLSIISASVIFNFANLGIGTGAGYYLGKKKVDLEVLAGNWLSLSVIIGISVTIVSISAAPLIAGIVLPDVPVRFIIIGLLTIPFLVLIYNFQMLNKANSDFRSFNIIELLQRLFFLAAFPLLYIILTLDPIQLALAVYLVSFAVTASVLLARWSRTVKLRFRWDKRLAGSSTKFGIQGHMANFLGFLNLRLDMLLINYFIGPAAVGYYSISVMIAERLWYLPDALGIVLYPRIAHGGEKESNLVTAVICRQTVAILMGSITVVLLAAKYVISLLYTDLFLAALTPLFLLLPGVLSAGISRIVSNDLLARGHPAVNMTAGGVALVINIISNIILIPKMGISGAALSTSISYSIQLAVLLASFRRITGVGMKDLLIPRYEEMKGLALSAMRNIGTGKRRC